A single genomic interval of Streptomyces sp. 1222.5 harbors:
- a CDS encoding glycerophosphodiester phosphodiesterase family protein, producing MSPRNVLAGLALTPALLLPATAHAAPGGPHPHRFDLQAHRGGIGMTTEESLEGFAKAMRLGVSTLELDTQVTKDLKAVVNHDRQISGVKCADTGPVTPGDPLYPYVGKYIKDLTLAQIKTLDCGYRQLPGFPEQEVVEGFRMAELRDVLNLVRSYHADRLKLNIETKVEAGTPEQTAPREVFVRRVYEEIHRSGIERQVTIQSFDWGALKAMHRLAPRWPLVALTNYDFLQVGMDGASPWLGGIDADDYGGDFVRAAATVPGLTTLSPNYGFPQNGKVGDPGFRFYADEAMVAEAHARGLKVVPWTCDDMPTVAALMDAGVDGVITDYPNRVRQLMADRGLPLPRPYRPRGHA from the coding sequence CTGTCCCCGCGCAACGTGCTCGCCGGCCTGGCCCTGACGCCGGCGCTCCTGCTCCCGGCCACCGCCCACGCGGCACCGGGCGGCCCGCACCCGCACCGCTTCGACCTCCAGGCCCACCGCGGCGGCATCGGCATGACGACCGAGGAGTCCCTCGAGGGCTTCGCCAAGGCCATGCGGCTCGGGGTGTCCACGCTGGAGCTGGACACCCAGGTCACCAAGGACCTCAAGGCCGTCGTCAACCACGACCGGCAGATCAGCGGCGTCAAGTGCGCGGACACCGGCCCGGTCACGCCCGGCGATCCGCTGTACCCGTACGTCGGGAAGTACATCAAGGATCTGACGCTGGCTCAGATCAAGACGCTGGACTGCGGGTACCGGCAACTCCCGGGCTTCCCCGAGCAGGAGGTCGTCGAGGGCTTCCGGATGGCGGAGCTAAGGGATGTCCTGAATCTGGTCAGGAGCTACCACGCCGACCGGCTCAAGCTGAACATCGAGACCAAGGTCGAGGCGGGGACGCCCGAACAGACCGCGCCGCGTGAGGTGTTCGTCCGGCGGGTGTACGAGGAGATCCACCGTTCGGGCATCGAACGGCAGGTCACCATCCAGTCGTTCGACTGGGGCGCGCTGAAGGCGATGCACCGACTGGCGCCCCGGTGGCCGCTGGTGGCGCTGACCAACTACGACTTCCTCCAGGTCGGCATGGACGGCGCGTCCCCGTGGCTCGGCGGGATCGACGCGGACGACTACGGCGGGGACTTCGTCCGGGCGGCCGCGACAGTCCCGGGCCTCACGACGCTCTCCCCCAACTACGGCTTCCCGCAGAACGGCAAGGTCGGCGACCCCGGGTTCCGTTTCTACGCCGACGAGGCGATGGTCGCCGAGGCGCACGCACGCGGGCTGAAGGTGGTCCCCTGGACCTGCGACGACATGCCGACCGTGGCCGCGCTGATGGACGCGGGCGTCGACGGCGTCATCACCGACTACCCGAATCGCGTACGGCAGTTGATGGCCGACCGCGGGCTGCCGCTGCCCCGGCCCTACCGTCCGCGCGGGCACGCCTGA
- a CDS encoding nucleotidyltransferase family protein, with translation MTHNGEDTAPARRPEATGLHLATGGRDPAAPALPEPSALPEDRSQAILEATKQIGALLKRAGHPFALAGSVAVYAHGGSRYLQHDADFAILPEDAEAVAGTLREAGLAVRIPPEDWLLKTTCHGQNVDVIFALAHQPVTKDMLDRAHVLPVDSVLMPVLCPTDLIHSLISAFSEHYCDFGSVLPVARAVREKVDWDVVREECGDQPMPAAFLFLLERLNVIDPQEGQP, from the coding sequence ATGACGCACAACGGGGAGGACACAGCGCCCGCCCGGCGACCCGAGGCCACGGGGCTGCACCTCGCCACGGGCGGGCGAGACCCGGCTGCCCCGGCCCTGCCGGAGCCGTCAGCCCTGCCGGAGGACCGCAGCCAGGCGATCCTGGAGGCCACCAAACAGATCGGTGCCCTCCTCAAACGCGCGGGCCACCCCTTCGCCCTGGCCGGCAGCGTCGCCGTGTACGCCCACGGCGGCAGCCGCTACCTCCAGCACGACGCCGACTTCGCCATCCTCCCCGAGGACGCCGAGGCGGTCGCCGGTACGCTCCGCGAGGCGGGCCTCGCCGTACGGATCCCGCCCGAGGACTGGCTGCTGAAGACCACCTGCCACGGGCAGAACGTCGACGTCATCTTCGCCCTCGCGCACCAGCCCGTCACCAAGGACATGCTCGACCGGGCCCATGTCCTGCCGGTCGACTCGGTGCTCATGCCCGTGCTCTGCCCGACCGACCTGATCCACAGCCTGATCAGCGCCTTCTCGGAGCACTACTGCGATTTCGGGTCGGTGCTGCCGGTGGCCCGGGCGGTCCGCGAGAAGGTCGACTGGGACGTGGTGCGCGAGGAGTGCGGGGACCAGCCCATGCCGGCCGCCTTCCTCTTCCTCCTCGAACGGCTGAACGTGATCGATCCCCAGGAAGGGCAGCCATGA
- a CDS encoding MFS transporter, translating into MRWWSAANFVSNAGTWMQLTVQNLLVLQITGSAAATGLSMSVQAAPALFVSLLGGAAVDRWHRRLTVALSQALLGAVAFATALLVALDRIDMPALLVLAAVTGLIATVDGPACALLGNDLVPVADVPSAIGVGSLVHSAGRLTGTALAGVTVGFLGTAAAYAANGVSFLFVAAVVPFLRPAPGAAAREPVADAPAAPARAEMSVREGLTFFARRPRLVALAGITGISSVFGRNYGLTLAVLVTGPLAGGAGAFGTVSTVLAVGGILGAVLGARLHKPSVRTVGLLAAAGALLQVVAGLSPSLAVLLVLVLPMAVVESVSDTAGTAVLQTDPPAHLRGRVLGVWSSIGTVWGLGGPPLLGLLMEWAGARGALVAGGLLIAGSIGAGLLVRRRGGPVPVALAAKDGDVAGRSALGTAA; encoded by the coding sequence ATGCGCTGGTGGTCGGCGGCGAACTTCGTCTCCAACGCCGGCACCTGGATGCAGCTCACGGTGCAGAACCTGCTCGTGCTCCAGATCACCGGTTCCGCGGCGGCGACCGGCCTGTCGATGTCCGTGCAGGCGGCGCCCGCGCTGTTCGTCAGCCTGCTGGGCGGCGCGGCCGTGGACCGCTGGCACCGCAGGCTGACGGTCGCGTTGAGCCAGGCGCTGCTCGGCGCGGTCGCCTTCGCCACCGCGCTGCTGGTGGCGCTGGACCGGATCGACATGCCGGCGCTGCTGGTGCTGGCCGCCGTGACCGGCCTCATCGCCACCGTCGACGGACCGGCGTGCGCCCTGCTCGGCAACGATCTCGTGCCCGTGGCGGACGTGCCGTCCGCGATCGGCGTCGGCTCGCTGGTGCACAGCGCGGGCCGGCTGACCGGCACCGCCCTCGCGGGGGTGACCGTCGGTTTCCTCGGCACCGCCGCCGCCTACGCGGCCAACGGGGTCTCGTTCCTCTTCGTGGCGGCGGTCGTCCCGTTCCTGCGCCCGGCACCCGGCGCCGCGGCGCGGGAACCGGTGGCCGACGCCCCCGCCGCTCCGGCCCGCGCGGAGATGAGCGTCCGGGAGGGCCTCACCTTCTTCGCGCGCCGGCCCCGGCTGGTCGCGCTCGCGGGCATCACCGGCATCAGCTCGGTCTTCGGCCGCAACTACGGCCTGACCCTGGCCGTCCTGGTGACCGGCCCGCTCGCCGGTGGCGCGGGAGCCTTCGGCACCGTGTCCACCGTGCTGGCGGTCGGGGGCATCCTCGGCGCGGTCCTCGGGGCGCGGCTGCACAAGCCGTCGGTGCGGACCGTGGGTCTGCTCGCCGCGGCGGGCGCGCTGCTCCAGGTCGTCGCGGGACTGTCCCCGTCACTCGCCGTCCTGCTGGTGCTGGTGCTGCCCATGGCGGTGGTCGAGTCCGTCTCCGACACCGCCGGTACGGCCGTGCTGCAGACCGATCCGCCCGCGCATCTGCGGGGCCGGGTGCTCGGGGTGTGGAGCAGCATCGGCACGGTGTGGGGCCTGGGCGGCCCGCCGCTGCTGGGCCTGCTGATGGAGTGGGCCGGGGCGCGCGGTGCCCTGGTCGCCGGCGGTCTGCTCATCGCCGGGTCGATCGGCGCGGGCCTGCTGGTGCGCCGGCGCGGTGGCCCGGTGCCGGTGGCGCTGGCCGCGAAGGACGGCGACGTGGCCGGGCGGTCGGCTCTGGGCACGGCCGCCTGA
- a CDS encoding metallophosphoesterase, with translation MIRVAAVGDIHMGPESQGTLRPSFDTLPECADVLLLAGDLTRHGTPEEAAVVAREIEGLAVPVVAVLGNHDHHDERPEEVTAVLREAGAHVLEGEAVVVTAGGARIGVAGTKGFGGGFVGRCAGEFGEPLMKEFVRYTRRSADALHGALKDLGDCDVRIALTHFAPVPDTLAGEPLEIYPFLGSYLLAEAIDTGGADLAVHGHAHAGTEHGMTSGGVRVRNVAQPVIGQAFHVYHLPGGPDRQQA, from the coding sequence ATGATCCGTGTAGCGGCCGTCGGGGACATCCACATGGGCCCCGAGAGCCAGGGAACCCTGCGGCCCTCCTTCGACACGCTGCCCGAGTGCGCCGACGTCCTGCTGCTCGCCGGGGACCTCACCCGGCACGGCACCCCGGAGGAGGCGGCCGTCGTCGCCCGGGAGATCGAGGGCCTCGCGGTGCCGGTCGTCGCCGTCCTCGGCAACCACGACCACCACGACGAACGGCCCGAGGAGGTCACCGCCGTCCTCCGGGAAGCCGGCGCGCACGTACTGGAGGGGGAGGCCGTCGTCGTCACCGCCGGCGGGGCACGGATCGGGGTGGCCGGGACCAAGGGCTTCGGCGGCGGTTTCGTCGGCCGCTGCGCCGGGGAGTTCGGCGAACCGCTCATGAAGGAGTTCGTCCGCTACACCCGCAGGAGCGCCGACGCCCTGCACGGCGCCCTGAAGGACCTGGGCGACTGCGACGTGCGGATCGCGCTGACCCACTTCGCGCCCGTACCGGACACGCTGGCGGGGGAACCGCTGGAGATCTATCCGTTCCTCGGCAGCTATCTGCTCGCGGAGGCCATCGACACCGGCGGCGCCGACCTCGCGGTGCACGGTCACGCCCACGCGGGCACCGAGCACGGCATGACCAGCGGCGGCGTCCGCGTGCGCAATGTGGCCCAGCCGGTGATCGGGCAGGCCTTCCACGTCTACCACCTGCCGGGCGGCCCGGACCGGCAGCAGGCCTGA
- a CDS encoding SRPBCC domain-containing protein produces the protein MYSTRVTRHVQAPPEAVYRALLDPDALAAWRVPAGMTARVHAFEAREGGEFRVSLTYDGGGGTGKSGGHTDTYRGHFARLVPDALVVEVFAFESGDDALRSTMTLTTKLTASGGGTDVEMLHEGVPDAVPREDNELGTRMALDNLARLVGEGRSPGAE, from the coding sequence ATGTACTCCACTCGAGTCACCCGGCATGTGCAGGCGCCCCCGGAGGCCGTCTACCGGGCCCTGCTCGATCCGGACGCGCTCGCGGCCTGGCGGGTCCCGGCCGGCATGACCGCGCGCGTGCACGCCTTCGAGGCCCGGGAGGGAGGGGAGTTCCGCGTCTCCCTCACCTACGACGGCGGGGGCGGCACCGGCAAGTCCGGCGGCCACACCGACACCTACCGCGGCCACTTCGCCCGGCTCGTGCCCGACGCCCTGGTCGTCGAGGTGTTCGCCTTCGAGTCCGGCGACGACGCCCTGCGGTCCACGATGACCCTGACGACGAAGCTCACGGCGAGCGGCGGCGGCACGGACGTGGAGATGCTGCACGAGGGCGTCCCCGACGCCGTACCCCGCGAGGACAACGAGCTGGGCACCCGTATGGCTCTCGACAACCTCGCCCGGCTCGTCGGCGAAGGGCGGTCACCCGGAGCGGAATGA
- a CDS encoding PP2C family protein-serine/threonine phosphatase — translation MRSRIGGAGARQPWQSSHALILLPITLIAVITAVDMHAPTDVHLGPTLVIAPAITPSFAGPWTTAGIGALATGAQILIGATHGGLYTTNHIVQIITLALLSVLCVIYSALRERRQAQLAQVRTVAEAAQHVLMWPLPEQIGPLRIASLYLAAEDEAQIGGDLYAATVSDGAVRVLIGDVRGKGLPAIGEAALLLSSFRESAHRHVPLAELATSLDQSVSRYAADLEPPEEAGERFATALLVEIPDHDPVTRMTSCGHPPPLLLSPGHVVNVPSLHPSPPLGVHADAERTLDAFSFEPGDTLLLYTDGVVEARDTRGRFYPLAERVARWTDDSPEALMHHLRRDLLDHVGGRLNDDAALIAVHRTPVERRRHHGRVGGGDTARHGAGTEAGKPAG, via the coding sequence ATGAGATCCCGGATCGGGGGCGCCGGCGCGCGGCAGCCATGGCAGTCGTCGCATGCCCTGATCCTGCTCCCGATCACGCTCATCGCGGTCATCACCGCCGTCGACATGCACGCGCCCACCGACGTCCACCTCGGCCCGACCCTGGTGATCGCGCCCGCGATCACCCCGTCCTTCGCCGGCCCCTGGACCACGGCGGGCATCGGCGCGTTGGCCACGGGCGCACAGATCCTCATCGGCGCCACGCACGGCGGGCTCTACACGACGAACCACATCGTGCAGATCATCACCCTCGCGCTGCTGTCCGTGCTCTGCGTCATCTACAGCGCGCTGCGCGAGCGCCGGCAGGCCCAGCTGGCCCAGGTGCGCACGGTAGCCGAGGCCGCACAGCACGTGCTGATGTGGCCGCTGCCCGAGCAGATCGGCCCGCTGCGGATCGCCTCCCTGTACCTGGCCGCCGAGGACGAGGCGCAGATCGGCGGCGACCTCTACGCGGCGACCGTCAGCGACGGCGCCGTCCGCGTCCTGATCGGCGACGTCCGGGGCAAGGGGCTGCCCGCCATCGGGGAGGCCGCCCTGCTGCTCAGTTCCTTCCGGGAGAGCGCGCACCGGCACGTCCCGCTGGCGGAGCTCGCCACCAGCCTGGACCAGAGCGTCAGCCGGTACGCGGCCGACCTGGAGCCACCGGAGGAGGCGGGCGAGCGGTTCGCCACCGCGCTGCTCGTGGAGATCCCGGACCACGATCCGGTCACCCGGATGACCAGCTGTGGTCATCCGCCGCCCCTGCTGCTGAGTCCCGGCCACGTCGTCAACGTCCCGAGCCTGCATCCGTCACCGCCGCTCGGTGTGCACGCGGACGCCGAGCGCACTCTCGACGCGTTCTCCTTCGAACCCGGTGACACGCTCCTGCTCTACACGGACGGTGTGGTGGAGGCCCGGGACACGCGCGGCAGGTTCTACCCGCTCGCCGAGCGCGTCGCGCGCTGGACCGACGACAGCCCCGAGGCGCTGATGCACCACCTGCGGCGCGACCTGCTCGACCACGTCGGCGGCCGGCTCAACGACGACGCCGCGCTCATCGCCGTGCACCGCACACCGGTCGAGCGGCGCCGCCATCACGGCCGCGTCGGCGGCGGCGACACCGCCCGGCACGGCGCCGGTACGGAGGCCGGCAAGCCGGCCGGCTGA
- a CDS encoding BON domain-containing protein: MTDASASPPTGAANLDYRVAHLAEHLASGPLGELGVRVELRGDAVLLTGTVPSAQCRDEILDKAREELAGHPVHSDMLIAGTSSPDHGEDLT, translated from the coding sequence ATGACCGACGCAAGCGCCTCGCCCCCGACGGGCGCGGCCAACCTGGACTACCGCGTCGCCCACCTCGCCGAACACCTGGCATCCGGGCCGCTCGGGGAACTCGGCGTACGGGTGGAGCTGCGCGGCGACGCCGTCCTGCTCACCGGCACCGTGCCGTCCGCCCAGTGCCGCGACGAGATCCTGGACAAGGCGCGCGAGGAACTGGCGGGACACCCGGTCCACAGCGACATGCTCATCGCCGGGACCTCCTCGCCCGACCACGGGGAGGACCTCACATGA